The segment ATCGCAGGGGCCTTTGTATGGGTCGCTCTAGTTCTCACTTGCCACCAGGTAATAAGCTTCGAAATTTCCAAGTTTAATTCGTTAACTTCTACatcataatttgtttttgactTTTGTAtcgttttgaaatataataatttaggtTGAATAACAGctacttccattaattttgacGTGATTCTGGggagttaaattatttgcagaaTGCAACGCTGAAGTTTTTTGATCCAAGATAAGCAACGTAGATATTTGATTGTTTCCAGATTTACCAGCATCTGAGGTGGTACAGCAACCCTTCTGAACAGCGCTGGATTGTGCGGATTCTGTTCATTGTGCCTATTTACGGCTTCTATTCCTGGCTCAGTTTGATGTTCTTCAACAATGAGAGCTATTATGTTTACTTCTTCACAGTTCGTGACTGCTATGAAGGTAAACAAAAGCTATCAAAATTAGCAACTGCGAAGCCATTGGAAAGCATAACAACGGCAATCTCATGTCTCGCATTTCTATAACATACgcaaatgtgatatttttaactttggcTCGCTTTTCCAGCGTTCGTGATCTACAGCTTCTTGAGCTTATGTTACGAATATTTGGGCGGCGAAGGAAACATCATGAGTGAAATCCGTGGCAAACCCATCCGTTCGTCGTGCACTTACGGCACCTGCTGCCTAGTTGGAAAGACCTATACAATAGGATTCCTCCGCTTCTGCAAACAGGCCACCCTCCAATTCTGCCTCGTCAAGCCTTTGATGGccctcatcatcatcattttgCAGGCCTTTGGCAAATACCACGACGGTGATTGGAGGTAAGTCACACACAATCTGggctttgaaaatatttggccaTTCGCCACTTGTCATTgggaaagaaataattgtgtttatttaaggGGTTTCCTTCTAAGCATAATTTCTGTTAATTTGTGAGGAACTGTgctcaaatgaaatttgtaCTACTGTTTAGCATGCTGGAACCCATTTTTTGTAGTATCGtttattcaatcattttgatgatttcctccaaatgaaaataattattgtatataATTTGTGTGTCTCAAGTAACACAACTTTCTGAATTTGCAAATCcggttcattaatttttaaaaattgtgcttagtagcaaaatttttcttcctgTGTGCATTGTTTTTATAGATATAATTTCCTGCATGCGTGTCACAATATCCTTAACTGTTGCCTTTTTAACTGCAAAGTCAAAAAACAGTAGTCATAGCTGTGGAATTCACATGATGCGCATAATAAGCAAAGTGAAGTAAAATACACTTTGAACCAAGCTAGGCTTTGTGCAAATTGTTAGAATCCACTCTGTTCAAACTGGCAACAGCATTTCTGAGCAGATAAAAAGTAAATGTTGGCACATACAATTAGCTACAAAACATTGCAAGCAGTGTGGCAGTCGGTCAATTTCACCTGAAATCCAAATAAGAGTCTCGAAACAAATTCAAGAAATATGCTTATTTAAATGTCTTTTTACGTTTAGTTCACTCAAAATGTCTTATTTCAACAGCTTTGCAAAGGGCTACTTCTACATCACAATGATCTACAACGTGTCTGTCAGCTTAGCTTTGTACGGACTCTTCCTCTTTTACTTTGCGACTAGAGACCTCCTCACACCCTTTGACCCTGTCCTCAAGTTCTGCACCGTCAAGTCCATCATTTTCCTGTCCTTCTGGCAAGGTGAGTGGCCGCGGAACCAGTTAGTAGCAGCTCTCACTGATTTTGAGTCATAGGCGTCCTGCTGGCTGTGTTGGAAAAAGCGGGCGCGATCGCCCCGATCATCGACAGCTCAGGCATGCCGACCAGTGCAGGTACAGTTTCCGCCGGCTACCAGAACTTCCTGATCTGCATTGAGATGTTCTTTGCCGCCGTCGCGCTGAGGTTCGCCTTCCCGCACACGGTGTACGCGCAGGGCTGCCTGCGGGACGCGAGCGGCCGCTCCGTCACCATGCACAGCATCTCGTCTAGCTTAAAGGAAACGATGAACCCTCGCGACATCATGACCGATGCCATCCACAATTTTCACCCGCAGTACCAACAGTACACACAGTACAGCTCTGGTAAGAAGTACTAATGCAGCATGATTTGACTGAAGACGTGCATGCGGCTGCTGGCCAACGAGTTTTGTTCCTTTCAGCTAGTATCCTTGCTTagtttgatatatttttaccaaCGCTACTTGCTagacataattttttccattcaaaattatatttaaaatattataattaagcTAGTTTAATATCTTAACTTTGGGAttcggtttaaaaatattgtaaaaagtTTATTCCTTTCCTGAACAGAGTTAATATAAACAGCCAAAATTAGGTCGTGACCATATCGTActatcagaaaaaaaactgttttgacTCGTTTTAATACAAGGTCACAGACTGTGATTTCCAATGAATTGTCGTTTAGCTATCAATATAAGTCGGTGTTTGAAGGCAACAATATGTAATTTGTACAGTTCTATGACACTATTCTGCTCAGATTTTGGTTCAATCTCTATGTCATGCTTCTGCTTACTAGACAAATGAATCTTTATTCGACTTGCTGAGTGTATCTGAAAAGGTGATCGGGAATAGAAATTacttattttggaatttaactGGCTATCTTCTGCCTTCACAAACAGATCCGATCTTTATTATTAGCCTTCACGGCAAAAAAGCTCAGCAGCATAGTTGACCCCAAAGTCTGAGCACAAGAAGTGTCCTAAACTTGTGGAAAAATTTGTAGTGTTGGcaacaaacacaaattattAACGCATATTAtgacaatttcattaaaaggcTATTCAATTTGGGACACTACTGTTGAGCTATCAAATTTATCTATTTGGTCACTTGAATTGAAGCCCAAAAGTTAAAACTTTTCAACAACGGAACTAAATGTATCACAACCATCCTCAAACAAACAATCTTCTTCGAAATATCATaaggacaaaattttcagatttaaaacaatttcgtGTGACTTGGGAACGTGTCGTTACCTTTTTGCTCATGTTGTTCGCATGCCCTGTTGTTGCAGAAGTTGGCTCAAGCCAAACGCCTTATGAGAAGCTGTGAGATGCCCGTCTGTGTTTGCTTGGTCCCTGCCTGTACTCACCCTGCTCCTTTACAGATTTCTCCCATTATCTAATCGTTCTCCTTCGATGGCTGTCTTTGTTATATTGATtagttaaaaacaatttcaaaaatatttaagtatgGAATAAGTTAcgtaattttttgtatcatttttataGACCAAACACCCTAAATTTGTGAAGTGTGGGCCTTACGTAGAGGTGCAAGTTTAgtgcaattttcataaataaatatgataattaATATCTTCTCAAGTGGATATTGAGAGGTCAAATTGCTGTTggggttaaacaattttttctattttttcatacTCTTGAGCACCTCTGAATTTCAATGTTCGTTTTCCGAAATATTGGTACAAGCTTACGCTAGTGTAGTGATTTTAAGTCTGTGTATGGCCCCTTCCTTAGCATCATGCTTAGTCGAAATCTGAACAAATGCcgtgaatatatttattgcctTCGAATGTTAACAGTATTATCAGCGCAATATATAGAAACTATTACTCTTACTACTAATAGAAGAACAagatttttgttgtaaaattattgttaaagaCTATTTTAAGTTTTGCGTGCCTAAGAATCGAGATGCACGCTCCTGAATGTGGTACTTCTTATTAAATATAGTTTCAATAATATAGGTGTCaaaaatagttcaaattttggatttatttcGTTACTCCTGACCCTGAAGTGCTTATTTTGTTGCGATGCTGTTTTGCATTGATTGCATGATTCAACATCCTTACCGTGTGAACTTGAAAGTGAAGATAATATATGCGATtggctgaaaataattttaaatacagacataattaaattcaagcaAATTCTTCTCTGTCTGTCGCTTGCATGTTTGGCCTGCTTCACTATTGAattataaatctttttttctaAAGCATGAAGGCCATTTTAGCATCAATCCTCTATCACCAGGGTTGGAAAAAACCTGCAGGTGCCAGCAAGTtagtcattaaattttcagggccagtgcaatataaataaaacttcacATGATGACATGATTCATGAGTTTGAGTTAAATGAAGACGCAATTAAGTTCAATGTGGATCTTTTGGCCCTAGAAACATGCGATCTTtaagttttagatttttcgtctcttagattaaaaaatcatcagcAACCTGCTGGTTCAGAACCCTGTATTTCCCTGAAATAATCATGCTCGACGTGGTGTTCATGGTGGTGGTTGCGCTTGTTTTGAAGGGGGTGGCACGACGCACAGAGGCACACGGAATTCTAATTACGACCTGGAGTACGAAGCAGCACCCACCGACCCGAACGTGGCACCCCAACCTCCGACCAAGAAACAGACCAACCGCACAAGTGTGAGCACCATCAGCAACCAGCAACACACGGAAAAGTCAATGCTGCTAAGCTCTGACGACGAGTTGCAATGAACGAACTGGAAACGCACCGAACCCGTTATACATGTACCTTGTACATTTCCTCAGCAATCTTGCTACAGTCTGACTTTGATCTCCCCCTCGTTACGGCAGCAAAGTCTCAGCCACATTCTGTTTTGCTTTGGTTTGCACAGTCATTCTGGAGCAATTTTAGTTGCATTTTCCAAGTGACATAAATTCAttgtgattatattttttagcctCAAAAGGGTTGGACGTCATTTCATATGATAACAGGTTCCTTTGATTGTGGTTTTCCTATAGgtcctttaattaaatttggcaaaacaaAGCCCAAAGTGAGAAGGTAACTTAAGCTCTGTTTCGCCAGATAAATTTCTCTGTTGATTAGTTTTACCCAGGGttcaagtttaaaatgtttgttcgTTGTATATTGTATGTGTCGCTAATCTTTTTTGCGATGTTCTCTGATCAGAAACGCGCTACGATATCAAAACATCTCCAGTCCATGTTATGGAGGCTGTTGCTCATGGATGATTTTTACCATTGACGGATGTCATTGAAATCTCCTTGATTAAGAGTCACCAGAAGTCTTTAAGTGTTAAAACTATTTGAGGGTTAAATGTTGCATTTTATGGGCAAAATGCTGTGAGAAAAATCAAGGTCAAATGAGTACtggttttataaaatataaaaaatgcaagccTTGGAAACAGAACTGCATATTTTCGTCTATGCATTTTTGACTGAGGTGTTGACAGATaagcaaaattgatatttttcttcaatatgGTGATtggcaattttgattttaccgATCGAAATTATAGAGCAATTTCATTCTGTTTGAAAAGACCTTGCAGAAAAAATCTACAAATGTCTATTATATAATACACATTATTATCACAAacatgaatataaataaacaaagcgaatatacaaaaatggaaatggtATTGTCATTAAAAGCTCTGCTTGTAAACTAACAAtcttacatttattttcagctaTTCACAGTAATGGGGAAGGAAATTATTGCTTGATATTCTTCACTCTGGGGTCATCTGGTCTGTAAACGATGTATTCACTCTTATAAATCTTGTTGTCGCCGTCGCTGTCACGGTGTTTCTTAATTCCATAAGCTGCAGCAGCAATTCCTAAAACCATAGTACGTTAGTTTTCTTGTTTGTCTTGTACTTACTGAATAATTTCTTTCACACGAGGAGaattatatttaagaaaaatatttaattcagaaaataggaaggcaaattgaaaaaaattcaatcattgAAGAGACACAATCCAAAATTATACCTATGACACCCAAAACTGAAGAACCCATAACTTCTGGGATTTCACTCCACCCTTTCTTCCACAGAGCCATCACTGAAAAACACGATTCATGAGTCTTGGGTTTACAGGGTCATTCGTAAACGGCAAACTGATGAGAAAACTACATACACAAGGGCGAATGTTATAAGTTAATAACGAAGTCctacgtttttttaaaaacaaatttcaatgaataataatttgtctggcacattttaataattctatACAGTGCAATTCTTTAACTTACGCCCTGTTTGCGAAGCTCTTGCAGCCATTTGTTTAAGACTTCAAAATCTACGAAACAGAGTCCTTCTCAGACGTaatattttcgatattttcaatgtttttgtCAGCAGatgttaattttctcatttagtTCGTTCAAGGAGGTAGCTTGATGGTCAGATTCGCTGCTGTATTTTTCGTAATGTTAActaattcaaaatatgatttagaacaaaaattcaaccattaaaaaagttttcatAGAAATTAAGAGCGTTCTTGTGTTCCAAtggtgagaaaattaaaatatcgaaTGGAACGTCAATCGGAACGACAGGATTTCCGGTTTCAGGCCcgattgaatgaaaatcaaagtttCAGAGCTCTGCCACGAGATGGCGAGTAATGTTTTCTTCGCCAGAGAGAACAGATCGGTGGTCTTAGAGTTTTCCCCGACCGCCACTTTTTGCGCGAGAGGATGACATAGCGCGAAGCCAAGTCCCGTTTTTTTggagcaaattttgcaaattttcaatgggTCGTGTGACGGGCATAAATGTTGACATTATTTTGAgctgataatttaaatgaactttttttaaggaaaactAATCCTCAAGTCTGTAGCAAAAACGAATGGTGACGTTTGATTAATGTAGGTTTCTGATGACTCTGCAAAATTAGGGAACATCGTGTTTAAAATCGATCAAATATATATTgcctattcaaattttgtttttgttgccaACTAAGCACAAGGGGATGTAATTTCagatgtttttcaaaatataattagccTGAGAAAAACAGCgttt is part of the Cloeon dipterum chromosome 1, ieCloDipt1.1, whole genome shotgun sequence genome and harbors:
- the Tmep gene encoding transmembrane protein 184B isoform X1, producing MSSSTPSPLSSTLSVLSSTASVIVSSTAEPQDNSTIEPIFLQTKTAQGIAGAFVWVALVLTCHQIYQHLRWYSNPSEQRWIVRILFIVPIYGFYSWLSLMFFNNESYYVYFFTVRDCYEAFVIYSFLSLCYEYLGGEGNIMSEIRGKPIRSSCTYGTCCLVGKTYTIGFLRFCKQATLQFCLVKPLMALIIIILQAFGKYHDGDWSFAKGYFYITMIYNVSVSLALYGLFLFYFATRDLLTPFDPVLKFCTVKSIIFLSFWQGVLLAVLEKAGAIAPIIDSSGMPTSAGTVSAGYQNFLICIEMFFAAVALRFAFPHTVYAQGCLRDASGRSVTMHSISSSLKETMNPRDIMTDAIHNFHPQYQQYTQYSSGGGTTHRGTRNSNYDLEYEAAPTDPNVAPQPPTKKQTNRTSVSTISNQQHTEKSMLLSSDDELQ
- the Tmep gene encoding transmembrane protein 184B isoform X2; the protein is MSSSTPSPLSSTLSVLSSTASVIVSSTAEPQDNSTIEPIFLQTKTAQGIAGAFVWVALVLTCHQIYQHLRWYSNPSEQRWIVRILFIVPIYGFYSWLSLMFFNNESYYVYFFTVRDCYEAFVIYSFLSLCYEYLGGEGNIMSEIRGKPIRSSCTYGTCCLVGKTYTIGFLRFCKQATLQFCLVKPLMALIIIILQAFGKYHDGDWSFAKGYFYITMIYNVSVSLALYGLFLFYFATRDLLTPFDPVLKFCTVKSIIFLSFWQGVLLAVLEKAGAIAPIIDSSGMPTSAGTVSAGYQNFLICIEMFFAAVALRFAFPHTVYAQGCLRDASGRSVTMHSISSSLKETMNPRDIMTDAIHNFHPQYQQYTQYSSEVGSSQTPYEKL
- the NdufA3 gene encoding uncharacterized protein NdufA3, yielding MAARASQTGLMALWKKGWSEIPEVMGSSVLGVIGIAAAAYGIKKHRDSDGDNKIYKSEYIVYRPDDPRVKNIKQ